A single region of the Streptomyces sp. NBC_01803 genome encodes:
- a CDS encoding FAD-dependent monooxygenase: MNPEDSVPVLIAGGGPVGLATALELAHHSVGSLVVEPRATVSWLRPRAKTVSARTMELFARWGLATTIRDRAPLPVAWSDEAVFATRLLGREITRFTGCFGLDLGGSDRAAEPGQQAPQPLVEEILREAVDASPHAALLTGWRVEALRQDPDGVTASLAGPDGAAREIRAAYAAGCDGGRGVSRAAIGARYEGADDARPNVNIVFRAPGLAERVPHGPAVHYWVLDPSRPGLLGRLDLDATWWCIAQGVDRAAGEADPARLVRELVGADIEAEILATDPWQARMLLADRYGEGRIFLAGDAAHQNPPWGGHGFNTGVGDAVNLGWKLAAVLNGWAPPALLASYEAERRPIAARTIEEAARNMATLAPELSDPRLTGTDEEFAAARPAVAEAVHRTKDGEFHSLDLVLDYTYEGSPVVAEGPGRRLPHRWLRPGDSLYSRLGRGLTLLGDLAAPGVRDFTAAARELGIPLTTADHRAPGPAGPLTLVRPDQHVAWYGADGRAARAVLRRVTGHPYRPLTAPGRQEERPRSRNRP; the protein is encoded by the coding sequence ATGAACCCCGAGGACTCCGTACCCGTCCTGATCGCCGGCGGCGGGCCGGTGGGACTCGCCACCGCGCTGGAACTGGCCCACCACAGCGTCGGCTCGCTGGTCGTGGAGCCGCGCGCCACCGTGTCGTGGCTGCGGCCCCGGGCCAAGACCGTCTCCGCGCGCACCATGGAACTGTTCGCCCGGTGGGGCCTCGCCACCACGATCCGCGACCGCGCGCCCCTGCCCGTCGCGTGGTCGGACGAGGCCGTGTTCGCCACCCGCCTCCTCGGGCGCGAGATCACCCGCTTCACCGGCTGTTTCGGCCTGGACCTCGGCGGCTCCGACCGCGCCGCCGAGCCGGGGCAGCAGGCGCCCCAGCCGCTGGTCGAGGAGATCCTGCGCGAGGCGGTCGACGCCTCGCCGCACGCGGCCCTGCTCACCGGCTGGCGGGTCGAGGCGCTGCGCCAGGACCCGGACGGCGTCACCGCCTCCCTCGCCGGTCCCGACGGGGCGGCGCGCGAGATCCGCGCCGCGTACGCGGCCGGGTGCGACGGCGGGCGCGGCGTCAGCCGCGCGGCGATCGGCGCGCGGTACGAGGGCGCCGACGACGCGCGTCCCAACGTCAACATCGTCTTCCGCGCGCCAGGGCTGGCCGAGCGGGTGCCGCACGGTCCCGCCGTCCACTACTGGGTACTGGACCCGTCCCGGCCCGGGCTGCTGGGGCGGCTGGACCTGGACGCCACCTGGTGGTGCATCGCCCAGGGCGTGGACCGGGCGGCCGGCGAGGCGGACCCGGCCCGGCTGGTGCGCGAGCTGGTGGGGGCGGACATCGAGGCGGAGATCCTGGCCACCGACCCGTGGCAGGCACGGATGCTGCTGGCCGACCGGTACGGCGAGGGACGGATCTTCCTCGCCGGGGACGCCGCCCACCAGAACCCGCCCTGGGGCGGCCACGGCTTCAACACCGGCGTCGGCGACGCGGTCAACCTCGGCTGGAAGCTCGCCGCGGTGCTGAACGGCTGGGCGCCGCCCGCGCTGCTGGCCAGCTACGAGGCCGAACGCCGCCCCATAGCCGCCAGGACCATCGAGGAGGCCGCGCGGAACATGGCGACCCTGGCCCCCGAGCTGTCCGACCCCCGGCTCACCGGCACCGACGAGGAGTTCGCGGCGGCCCGGCCGGCGGTCGCGGAGGCGGTCCACCGGACGAAGGACGGCGAGTTCCACAGCCTCGACCTGGTCCTCGACTACACCTACGAGGGCTCCCCCGTCGTCGCCGAGGGTCCGGGACGGCGCCTGCCGCACCGCTGGCTGCGGCCCGGCGACTCCCTCTACTCCCGCCTCGGCCGCGGCCTCACCCTCCTCGGCGACCTGGCCGCGCCCGGCGTCCGCGACTTCACGGCCGCCGCCCGCGAGCTGGGCATCCCGCTGACCACCGCGGACCACCGCGCCCCCGGCCCGGCCGGGCCGCTGACCCTGGTCCGCCCCGACCAGCACGTCGCCTGGTACGGCGCCGACGGGCGCGCCGCCCGCGCCGTCCTGCGCCGCGTCACCGGCCACCCGTACCGACCCCTGACGGCTCCCGGCCGGCAGGAAGAACGACCACGATCGAGGAACAGACCGTGA
- a CDS encoding ATP-binding protein, translating into MHRALISTIRLPTGDTPSRRPRLPEEDIAAWDLPEDPAAAGQAREHIRRQLAAWGLRELEMTTELVASELVGNVIRHAAGPIRLRLLRSTVLTCEVSDGSEATPRIRHTSVLDESGRGLQLVAAMTRRWGARYTQTGKSIWTETAPPPDGLRRRGPGRRPRRAGAGHRLSSRPGERPSPFIVMPASLSGCAGKGRPPPLPSSGAYQHNHHG; encoded by the coding sequence ATCCACAGGGCTCTGATCAGCACAATCCGCCTGCCCACCGGTGACACCCCAAGCCGAAGACCCCGGCTGCCCGAGGAGGACATCGCCGCCTGGGACCTGCCCGAGGACCCGGCCGCCGCCGGCCAGGCCCGGGAACACATCCGCAGGCAGTTGGCGGCCTGGGGGCTGCGGGAGCTGGAGATGACGACGGAGCTGGTCGCCAGCGAGCTGGTCGGCAACGTCATCCGGCACGCCGCGGGCCCGATCCGTCTGCGTCTGCTCCGCAGCACGGTCCTGACGTGCGAGGTCTCCGACGGCAGCGAGGCGACCCCGCGCATCCGCCACACCTCGGTCCTGGACGAGAGCGGACGGGGTCTGCAACTGGTCGCCGCGATGACCCGCCGCTGGGGCGCCCGCTACACGCAGACCGGCAAATCGATCTGGACGGAAACAGCCCCTCCCCCTGACGGGCTTCGCCGCCGGGGTCCTGGACGCCGACCGCGGCGCGCCGGGGCCGGACACCGTCTGAGTTCCCGCCCCGGCGAGAGGCCGTCCCCTTTCATTGTCATGCCCGCATCACTCTCCGGATGTGCGGGAAAAGGCCGCCCACCTCCACTTCCCTCATCGGGGGCATATCAGCATAATCATCATGGTTAA